The following coding sequences lie in one Desulfovibrio aminophilus DSM 12254 genomic window:
- a CDS encoding YggT family protein: protein MLDILTGVVNIIHMILTAYMWVVIISALLSWVNPDPYNPIVRFLRNVTEPVFYWIRRRLPFVVVGGFDLSPILVIVGIQLLDSILIRVFSRMAMSMVGV, encoded by the coding sequence ATGCTCGACATCCTGACGGGAGTGGTCAACATCATCCACATGATCCTGACCGCGTACATGTGGGTGGTCATCATTTCGGCGCTTCTGTCCTGGGTCAACCCCGACCCGTACAACCCCATCGTCCGCTTCTTGCGCAACGTGACAGAGCCGGTGTTCTACTGGATCCGGCGGCGGCTGCCCTTCGTGGTGGTCGGAGGCTTCGACCTCTCGCCCATTCTCGTCATCGTCGGCATCCAGCTGCTGGATTCCATTCTCATCCGGGTCTTCAGCCGGATGGCCATGAGCATGGTGGGAGTCTGA
- a CDS encoding SulP family inorganic anion transporter, with product MLQEILEDLRPARLLNTVSVGLAAGLFIVVNQLSFATLIFSGSLSHGAIRATSLTLFGGLALCLVVALMSSFRASVACPQDTPTAILAPTAGAMAVVLAGGSPDTAFATVAAALGLSTLVTALVFILLGRFRLGNLVRFMPYPVVGGFLAGTGWLLLSGSFGIMTGAPLNLDILGQLFTRPSFIKWLPGAAMALFLFFALRRFRNFFILPVTLVASLALFLAFVSLSGMGLEGARAMGLLLGVGGEAARWPVFGPSDLALVRWDVIWRQAGPLLTIPLLSMVSLLLNASGIELGARRDLDLNRELLANGLGNAVAGLGCSNVGYVAISLSLFGASTGAHSRIVGLLAALVTGAVLFLGSNLVGSFPRFLMGGLVLFMGLSTIWEWVVQGWRHMPLWDYLLVLFILLVIANFGFLTGVGVGLGAAIVLFVVNYSRISVIREESDGTMLRSTVERPVPHQRILAEQGGRIAVFRLQGFLFFGTANSLLTRLSACMADEKRGLLCILLDFRQVNGFDISALNSFHRLAQLAQTRGVTLVFAYAGRVFLEQLRRSAGAEAEAFQARPDMDQALECCEERLLAEELLALEERRNRGGVDDFFDLVVDDMLRHLEQKELFEDIAERLRPWLEERSVAPDRAFIEQGRPTEGFFLLLRGTAREDVKRSDGQTVRLRTLSPGTVAGELGASLGYPALSSVVAITECRVGFFSRENLDRLEREDPALALTFQKMLNGLLEQRLLARANSG from the coding sequence GTGCTGCAAGAAATTCTGGAGGATCTCCGGCCCGCGCGGCTGCTGAACACCGTTAGCGTGGGACTGGCGGCGGGCCTGTTCATCGTCGTCAACCAACTCTCCTTCGCCACCCTGATCTTTTCCGGGAGCTTGAGCCACGGCGCCATCCGGGCCACGAGCCTGACGCTCTTCGGCGGCTTGGCCCTGTGCCTGGTGGTGGCCCTGATGAGCAGCTTCCGGGCCTCCGTGGCCTGTCCCCAGGACACGCCCACGGCCATTCTGGCCCCCACGGCCGGAGCCATGGCCGTGGTCCTGGCCGGGGGCTCGCCGGATACGGCCTTCGCCACCGTGGCCGCGGCCCTGGGCCTGTCCACGCTCGTCACGGCCCTGGTCTTCATCCTGCTGGGGCGCTTCCGCCTGGGCAACCTCGTGCGCTTCATGCCCTATCCCGTGGTCGGCGGGTTCCTGGCGGGCACGGGCTGGCTGTTGTTGAGCGGCAGCTTCGGGATCATGACCGGCGCGCCGCTGAATCTGGACATCCTGGGCCAGCTCTTCACCCGGCCGAGCTTCATCAAGTGGCTCCCGGGCGCGGCCATGGCCCTGTTCCTGTTCTTCGCCCTGCGGCGCTTTCGGAACTTCTTCATCCTTCCGGTCACGCTGGTCGCCTCCCTGGCGCTCTTCCTGGCCTTCGTCTCCCTGTCCGGCATGGGCCTGGAGGGTGCGCGGGCCATGGGCCTGCTCCTGGGCGTGGGCGGCGAGGCCGCCCGCTGGCCGGTCTTCGGCCCCTCGGACCTGGCCCTGGTGCGCTGGGACGTGATCTGGCGGCAGGCCGGACCGCTACTCACCATTCCGCTGCTCTCCATGGTTTCGCTCCTGCTCAACGCCAGCGGCATCGAGCTGGGCGCGCGGCGCGATCTGGACCTGAACCGGGAGCTCCTGGCCAACGGCCTGGGCAACGCGGTGGCCGGGCTGGGCTGCTCCAACGTGGGCTACGTGGCCATCAGCCTGTCCCTGTTCGGAGCCAGCACCGGCGCGCATTCCCGCATCGTGGGCCTGCTGGCCGCCCTGGTCACCGGCGCGGTGCTCTTCCTGGGCTCGAACCTCGTGGGTTCTTTTCCGCGTTTCCTCATGGGCGGCCTCGTGCTCTTCATGGGCCTGTCCACCATCTGGGAGTGGGTGGTCCAGGGCTGGCGGCACATGCCCCTGTGGGACTATCTCCTGGTCCTGTTCATCCTGCTGGTCATCGCCAACTTCGGCTTCCTCACCGGCGTGGGCGTGGGCCTGGGCGCGGCCATCGTGCTCTTCGTGGTCAACTACAGCCGCATCTCCGTGATCCGCGAGGAGAGCGACGGCACCATGCTGCGCAGCACGGTGGAGCGGCCCGTGCCGCACCAGCGCATCCTGGCGGAGCAGGGCGGCCGCATCGCCGTGTTCCGGCTCCAGGGCTTCCTGTTCTTCGGCACGGCCAACTCCCTGCTGACCCGCCTCAGCGCCTGCATGGCCGACGAGAAGCGGGGCCTGCTCTGCATCCTGCTCGACTTCCGGCAGGTCAACGGCTTCGACATCTCGGCCCTGAACAGCTTCCACCGCCTGGCCCAGTTGGCCCAGACACGCGGCGTGACCCTGGTCTTCGCCTACGCGGGCAGGGTCTTCCTGGAGCAGCTGCGGCGCTCCGCCGGGGCCGAGGCCGAGGCGTTCCAGGCCCGGCCGGACATGGACCAGGCCCTGGAGTGCTGTGAGGAGCGCCTGCTGGCGGAGGAGCTGCTCGCCTTGGAAGAGCGACGCAACCGGGGAGGGGTGGACGACTTTTTCGATCTCGTGGTGGACGACATGCTCCGCCATCTGGAGCAGAAGGAACTCTTCGAGGACATCGCGGAGCGGCTGCGGCCCTGGCTGGAGGAGCGCTCGGTGGCCCCGGACCGGGCCTTCATCGAGCAGGGGCGGCCCACCGAGGGCTTCTTCCTGCTTTTGCGGGGCACGGCTCGGGAGGACGTGAAGCGCTCCGACGGGCAGACCGTCCGCCTGCGCACCCTGAGCCCGGGCACCGTTGCCGGCGAACTGGGCGCGTCCTTGGGCTATCCGGCGCTGTCCAGCGTGGTGGCGATCACGGAGTGCCGGGTGGGCTTCTTTTCCCGAGAGAACCTCGATCGTTTGGAACGGGAGGATCCCGCCCTGGCGCTGACCTTCCAGAAAATGCTCAACGGGCTTCTGGAGCAGCGCCTTTTGGCGCGGGCCAATTCGGGCTGA
- a CDS encoding twin-arginine translocase TatA/TatE family subunit, whose amino-acid sequence MFGIGMSELLIILLIVVVIFGAKKLPEIGGGLGKAIKNFKKATTEPEEIDVTPNKGAPKKDKDEQ is encoded by the coding sequence ATGTTCGGAATCGGAATGTCGGAACTGCTCATCATCCTGCTCATCGTGGTCGTGATCTTCGGAGCCAAAAAGCTGCCGGAAATCGGCGGCGGACTCGGCAAGGCCATCAAAAATTTCAAGAAGGCCACCACCGAGCCCGAGGAGATCGACGTGACTCCGAACAAGGGCGCGCCCAAGAAGGACAAGGACGAGCAGTAA
- a CDS encoding CDP-alcohol phosphatidyltransferase family protein encodes MPLREDNWTIPNLLTISRILLTPAFAAAFTSHRFDLAWGLFALAGLTDALDGLLARLLHQRTRLGGMLDPLADKVLLVTSFICLSLAGFLPAWLAALVVSRDAIIVGGLVMLNFWGVEVRNKIRPSLWGKLTTAAQISLVFMVMLQESLGCSWPLLQDGLILLAAALTAVSGLHYVLRGFALFPVPDDDERFRR; translated from the coding sequence ATGCCTCTCCGGGAAGACAACTGGACCATCCCCAACCTGCTGACGATCTCCCGGATCCTGCTCACTCCGGCCTTTGCGGCGGCCTTCACCAGCCACCGTTTCGACCTGGCCTGGGGGCTGTTCGCCCTGGCCGGCCTGACCGACGCCCTGGACGGGCTCCTGGCCCGGCTGCTGCACCAGCGCACCCGTCTGGGCGGCATGCTCGACCCCCTGGCCGACAAGGTCCTGCTCGTGACCTCCTTCATCTGCCTGTCCCTGGCGGGCTTCCTGCCCGCCTGGCTGGCCGCCCTGGTGGTCAGCCGCGACGCCATCATCGTGGGCGGGCTGGTGATGCTCAACTTTTGGGGCGTGGAGGTGCGCAACAAGATCCGGCCGTCGCTCTGGGGCAAGCTGACCACCGCCGCGCAGATCAGCCTCGTCTTCATGGTCATGCTCCAGGAGTCGCTGGGCTGTTCCTGGCCCCTGCTCCAGGACGGGCTGATTCTTCTCGCCGCGGCCTTGACTGCGGTGTCGGGATTGCATTACGTGCTGCGTGGTTTCGCTCTGTTCCCGGTTCCGGATGACGACGAACGTTTCCGGCGGTAA
- a CDS encoding DUF167 domain-containing protein produces the protein MSGLPEYVRPAGAGRWRLLVWVQPGAKSEGPVGTYQGALKVRLGARAVDGKANKALIDYIAGRLDLKKNQIELETGQTGRKKTLLVTSRLEPPWNRMVSEAAEE, from the coding sequence ATGTCCGGGCTGCCTGAATATGTGCGGCCCGCCGGGGCCGGCCGCTGGCGGCTTCTCGTCTGGGTGCAGCCCGGCGCGAAGTCCGAGGGGCCGGTCGGCACCTACCAGGGGGCCCTCAAGGTCCGCCTGGGAGCCCGGGCAGTGGACGGCAAGGCCAACAAAGCGCTCATCGACTACATCGCCGGAAGGCTGGATCTGAAAAAGAACCAGATCGAGCTGGAGACCGGCCAGACGGGCAGGAAGAAGACCCTGCTCGTGACGTCCCGACTGGAGCCGCCGTGGAACCGCATGGTGTCCGAGGCTGCGGAAGAATGA
- the ilvC gene encoding ketol-acid reductoisomerase, with the protein MKVYYEKDADLKLLKNKTVAIIGYGSQGHAHAQNLRDSGVKVVVGQRPGGPNYALAQEHGFKPVSAAEAAKQADLVMILLPDQTQAQVFKQDILPNLKPGNAIAFGHGFNIHFNQIVAPEGVDVIMIAPKGPGHLVRRTFTEGGAVPALVAVHQDASGKALNLALAYAKGIGATRSGVIETTFREETETDLFGEQAVLCGGLTSLIQAGFETLVEAGYQPEMAYFECMHEMKLIVDLLYEGGMARMRYSISDTAEYGDYVSGPRVVGEESRKAMKSILKEIQDGTFARDFLVENQSGRAHFLAMRRLGAEHQIEQVGANLRSMMGWLKKK; encoded by the coding sequence ATGAAAGTGTATTACGAGAAGGATGCGGACCTGAAGCTGCTCAAGAACAAGACCGTGGCCATCATCGGTTACGGCAGCCAGGGCCACGCCCACGCCCAGAATCTGCGCGACTCGGGCGTCAAGGTCGTGGTCGGCCAGCGTCCCGGCGGCCCCAACTACGCCCTGGCCCAGGAGCACGGCTTCAAGCCCGTGAGCGCCGCCGAGGCCGCCAAGCAGGCCGACTTGGTCATGATCCTTCTGCCGGACCAGACCCAGGCCCAGGTCTTCAAGCAGGACATTCTGCCGAACCTGAAGCCCGGCAACGCCATCGCCTTCGGCCATGGCTTCAACATCCACTTCAACCAGATCGTGGCCCCCGAGGGCGTGGACGTGATCATGATCGCGCCCAAGGGACCGGGGCATCTGGTCCGCCGCACCTTCACCGAGGGCGGTGCGGTGCCCGCCCTGGTGGCCGTGCACCAGGACGCCTCGGGCAAGGCCCTGAACCTGGCCCTGGCCTATGCCAAGGGCATCGGCGCCACCCGTTCCGGCGTCATTGAGACCACCTTCCGCGAGGAGACCGAGACCGACCTCTTCGGCGAACAGGCCGTGCTCTGCGGCGGCCTGACCTCGCTCATCCAGGCCGGTTTCGAGACCTTGGTGGAGGCCGGCTACCAGCCGGAGATGGCCTATTTCGAGTGCATGCACGAGATGAAGCTCATCGTGGACCTGCTCTACGAGGGCGGCATGGCCCGCATGCGCTACTCCATTTCCGACACGGCCGAGTACGGCGACTACGTCTCCGGCCCCCGGGTGGTCGGCGAGGAGAGCCGCAAGGCGATGAAGTCCATCCTCAAGGAGATCCAGGACGGCACCTTCGCCCGCGACTTCCTGGTGGAGAACCAGTCCGGCCGAGCCCACTTCCTGGCGATGCGCCGCCTGGGCGCCGAGCATCAGATCGAGCAGGTGGGCGCCAATCTGCGCTCCATGATGGGCTGGCTGAAGAAAAAATAG
- a CDS encoding DUF465 domain-containing protein, with translation MESNDLAIIEKFGSQDSELRDLYEQHQEYEKLLEKLESKPYLSPTQMQEIKAIKKKKLAGKTKLQFLLDKYRQVEA, from the coding sequence ATGGAATCCAACGATCTGGCCATCATTGAGAAGTTCGGTTCCCAGGATAGTGAGCTGCGCGACCTCTACGAACAGCACCAGGAATATGAGAAGTTGTTGGAAAAGCTGGAGAGCAAGCCCTACCTGAGCCCGACCCAGATGCAGGAGATCAAGGCGATCAAGAAGAAGAAGCTCGCCGGAAAGACCAAGCTGCAATTTTTGCTTGATAAATACCGTCAAGTGGAGGCGTGA
- a CDS encoding DivIVA domain-containing protein, translating into MSVSKIDLLNRKFSRSFLGYSRLEVDQFLQEAAEALGQAVDSRKDVLRKLKRLEETVEEYRRRDETLRDTLMSTQKMVDDLKAQAGREAEIILDQARGKAEGMVQQGYARLTQLREEVERLKRQRAEFEVQLKGMLESHLRLLEAGQPERERLEEMESKVTFLKKAE; encoded by the coding sequence ATGTCCGTTTCCAAGATCGACCTGCTGAACAGGAAATTCTCCCGTTCGTTTCTCGGCTATTCCCGTCTGGAGGTCGACCAGTTCCTCCAGGAGGCCGCCGAGGCCCTGGGACAGGCCGTGGATTCGCGCAAGGACGTGCTGCGCAAGCTCAAGCGGCTGGAGGAGACCGTCGAGGAGTACCGCCGCCGCGACGAAACCCTGCGCGACACGCTCATGAGCACCCAGAAGATGGTCGACGACCTCAAGGCCCAGGCCGGGCGCGAGGCCGAGATCATTCTGGACCAGGCCCGGGGCAAGGCCGAGGGCATGGTCCAGCAGGGCTACGCCCGCCTGACCCAGTTGCGCGAGGAAGTGGAGCGGCTCAAGCGCCAGCGCGCCGAGTTCGAGGTCCAGCTCAAGGGCATGCTGGAGAGTCATCTGCGTCTGCTTGAGGCCGGACAGCCCGAACGGGAGCGCCTGGAGGAGATGGAGTCCAAGGTCACTTTTCTGAAAAAGGCCGAGTGA
- the thiL gene encoding thiamine-phosphate kinase translates to MPPTSEDDFLARIENHFSAGRPLALLERGDDCALLDLAGGLLATSDLFLEDVHFRRSYFTPEDIGHKALAVNLSDIAAMGGKALAFTLSLMVPPGPDEAFWDGLLAGMAELARIHGVHLAGGDLSRAETIGLDICALGRPGPSGRVLARGGCRPGDALFVIGELGLARAGLLALEHDGTAAKDRWPVCCAAHLRPTPRLPEGLALAESGLVRGLMDVSDGLARDLPRLLGPTLGANLALTPRDLHPELSAHAEALGQSPLELALRGGEDYALLGVAAPGDLAAILDLLPSARAIGMVSELPGLRLNGVPVTVSGHDHFSPPAGAGLRLAPIGRVRSSLTSRDQAPKCEDEDAPRAWIDLDPALLPALDGLEAGQKIQLLTWLHLADRSVLRVHPRGDRGVPKRGVLATRSPDRPNPIGLHEVTILEIRGTSLLVDGLEAVDGTPVVDVKPALKPRTK, encoded by the coding sequence ATGCCCCCGACCTCGGAAGACGACTTTCTGGCCCGCATCGAGAATCATTTCTCCGCCGGGCGCCCCCTGGCCCTCCTGGAGCGCGGCGACGACTGCGCCCTGCTGGACCTCGCGGGCGGCCTGCTGGCCACCTCGGACCTCTTCCTGGAGGACGTGCACTTCCGGCGCTCGTACTTCACACCCGAAGACATCGGGCACAAGGCCCTGGCCGTGAACCTGAGCGATATCGCGGCCATGGGCGGCAAGGCCCTGGCCTTCACCCTCTCGCTCATGGTTCCCCCGGGCCCCGACGAGGCCTTCTGGGACGGCCTGCTGGCGGGCATGGCCGAGCTGGCCCGGATCCACGGCGTACATCTGGCCGGAGGCGACCTGAGCCGGGCCGAAACCATCGGCCTGGACATCTGCGCCCTGGGCCGCCCAGGCCCCTCGGGCCGTGTGTTGGCGCGCGGCGGCTGCCGCCCCGGGGACGCGCTCTTCGTGATCGGCGAACTGGGATTGGCCCGGGCCGGTCTGCTGGCCCTGGAGCACGACGGCACGGCCGCCAAGGACCGCTGGCCGGTCTGCTGCGCCGCGCATCTACGTCCCACGCCCCGGCTGCCGGAAGGGCTGGCCCTGGCGGAAAGTGGCCTGGTCCGAGGGCTCATGGACGTATCCGACGGCCTGGCCCGCGACCTGCCCCGACTCCTGGGCCCGACCCTGGGAGCGAATCTGGCTCTCACTCCCCGGGATCTGCATCCCGAGCTGTCCGCCCATGCCGAAGCCCTCGGCCAGAGTCCCCTGGAGTTGGCCCTGCGCGGTGGCGAGGACTACGCCCTGTTGGGCGTCGCCGCGCCCGGCGACCTGGCCGCGATTCTGGACCTGCTGCCCAGCGCGCGGGCCATCGGCATGGTGTCGGAGCTCCCGGGCCTGCGCCTGAACGGCGTACCGGTGACCGTATCCGGCCATGACCATTTCTCGCCCCCGGCCGGGGCGGGCTTGCGGCTCGCGCCCATCGGCAGGGTGCGTTCCTCCCTGACAAGCCGCGATCAGGCCCCGAAATGCGAGGACGAGGACGCGCCGCGCGCCTGGATCGACCTCGATCCGGCCCTGCTTCCGGCCCTGGACGGCCTGGAGGCCGGGCAGAAGATCCAGCTCCTGACCTGGCTCCACCTGGCCGACCGAAGCGTGCTGCGGGTGCATCCCCGTGGCGACCGGGGCGTGCCCAAACGCGGCGTCCTGGCCACCCGTTCGCCGGACCGGCCGAATCCCATCGGCCTGCACGAAGTCACGATCTTGGAAATCCGGGGAACGAGCCTGCTGGTGGATGGCCTGGAGGCCGTGGACGGCACTCCGGTGGTGGACGTGAAGCCCGCGCTCAAGCCGCGAACAAAATGA
- a CDS encoding SixA phosphatase family protein, whose protein sequence is MLIYFMQHGACLPRQINPEQPLSPVGRGQVEKSARAMRLLGVRPEAMAASNKLRATQTAEIVAKATGFDSRRIARSEALKPSAPAEAGLEFLRQFDKLGALFVAGHLPNLALMASQLLSPYPEPIALGLENGGLLCIDVPHLAARNGNLLWLLKPQHLQLLAGTAV, encoded by the coding sequence ATGCTCATCTATTTCATGCAACACGGCGCCTGTCTGCCCCGCCAGATCAATCCCGAACAGCCGCTCAGCCCTGTGGGCCGGGGCCAAGTCGAAAAGAGCGCGCGAGCCATGCGGCTGCTCGGCGTGCGGCCCGAGGCCATGGCCGCCAGCAACAAGCTCCGGGCCACCCAGACCGCCGAGATCGTGGCCAAGGCCACGGGCTTCGATTCCCGGCGCATCGCCCGCTCCGAGGCCCTCAAGCCTTCGGCCCCGGCCGAAGCCGGCCTGGAGTTCCTGCGCCAGTTCGACAAGCTGGGCGCACTCTTCGTGGCCGGACATCTGCCCAACCTGGCGCTCATGGCCTCGCAACTCCTCTCCCCCTACCCCGAGCCCATCGCCCTGGGGTTGGAGAACGGCGGCCTGCTCTGCATCGACGTCCCGCACCTGGCGGCGCGCAACGGCAATCTGCTTTGGCTGCTCAAGCCCCAGCATCTGCAGCTCCTGGCCGGAACCGCCGTCTAA
- the ilvB gene encoding biosynthetic-type acetolactate synthase large subunit, with protein sequence MEMTGAQILLECLKREGVEVVFGFPGGAVIDIYHELPNSPIKHILVRHEQGAIHAADGYARASGNAGVCLVTSGPGATNTVTGIATAYMDSIPVVILTGQVPTKLIGNDAFQEVDIVGITRPCTKHNYLVKDVRELAHVVRQAFYLARSGRPGPVLVDLPKDVMQAKTAFAYPDDVSMRSYNPTYKPHIGQVRKVAQLIKKAERPLIYSGGGVISSKGHEELTWLARKLSIPVTSTLMGLGAFPGDDPLWLGMLGMHGTYTANMAVSNADLVLAVGARFDDRVTGKVSTFAPKATLVHIDIDPTSIQKNVSVHVPLVSDCKLALAALKKDLEQAASELDWPGKHKAWLKQIKAWSKEHPLTYKEGEGISPQYVVEAIGELTKGKAIITTEVGQNQMWAAQFLKITKPNTFLSSGGLGTMGYGFPAAIGAQMAFPGALVIDIAGDGSIQMNIQELATAVCHNLPVKIVILNNGYLGMVRQWQELFYQRNYCETCMEAQPDFVKLAEAYGAAGFRVTEKKDVVPVLKQAFKLKKTVIVDVRVEREANVYPMIPAGASLTEMLLV encoded by the coding sequence ATGGAAATGACCGGGGCCCAGATCCTTCTGGAGTGTCTGAAGCGCGAGGGCGTGGAGGTCGTGTTCGGCTTCCCGGGCGGCGCAGTGATCGACATCTATCACGAGCTTCCCAACTCCCCCATCAAGCACATCCTCGTCCGTCACGAGCAGGGCGCGATTCACGCCGCCGACGGATACGCCCGGGCCTCGGGCAACGCAGGCGTATGCCTAGTCACCTCCGGTCCCGGGGCGACCAACACGGTCACCGGGATCGCCACCGCCTACATGGATTCCATTCCCGTGGTCATCCTCACGGGCCAAGTGCCGACCAAGCTCATCGGCAACGACGCCTTTCAGGAAGTGGACATCGTCGGCATCACGCGCCCCTGCACCAAACACAACTACCTGGTGAAGGACGTGCGCGAGTTGGCCCATGTGGTGCGGCAGGCCTTCTACTTGGCGCGCTCGGGCCGCCCGGGCCCGGTGCTCGTGGATTTGCCCAAGGATGTGATGCAGGCCAAGACCGCCTTCGCCTATCCCGACGACGTCTCCATGCGCAGCTACAACCCGACCTACAAGCCGCACATCGGACAGGTGCGCAAGGTCGCCCAGCTCATCAAGAAGGCCGAGCGGCCGCTCATCTACTCCGGCGGGGGGGTCATCAGCTCCAAGGGCCACGAGGAACTGACCTGGCTGGCGCGCAAGCTGTCCATTCCGGTCACTTCGACGCTCATGGGCCTGGGGGCCTTCCCCGGCGACGATCCCCTGTGGCTCGGCATGCTCGGGATGCATGGCACGTACACGGCCAACATGGCCGTGAGCAACGCCGACCTCGTGCTGGCCGTGGGCGCGCGCTTCGACGACCGCGTCACGGGCAAGGTGAGCACCTTCGCGCCCAAGGCCACGCTGGTGCATATCGACATCGACCCGACCTCCATCCAGAAGAACGTCTCCGTGCATGTGCCCCTGGTATCCGACTGCAAGCTGGCCCTGGCCGCCCTGAAAAAGGATTTGGAACAGGCCGCTTCGGAACTGGACTGGCCCGGCAAGCACAAGGCCTGGCTCAAGCAGATCAAGGCCTGGAGCAAGGAGCATCCGCTGACCTACAAGGAAGGGGAGGGCATCAGCCCGCAGTACGTGGTGGAGGCCATTGGGGAACTGACCAAGGGCAAGGCCATCATCACCACCGAGGTGGGCCAGAACCAGATGTGGGCGGCCCAGTTCCTGAAGATCACCAAGCCGAACACCTTCCTCTCCTCGGGGGGGCTGGGAACCATGGGTTACGGCTTCCCGGCCGCCATTGGGGCCCAGATGGCCTTCCCCGGGGCCCTGGTCATCGACATCGCCGGAGACGGCTCCATCCAGATGAACATTCAGGAGCTGGCCACGGCGGTCTGTCACAATCTGCCGGTGAAGATCGTGATCCTGAACAACGGCTACCTGGGCATGGTCCGGCAGTGGCAGGAACTCTTCTATCAGAGGAACTACTGCGAAACCTGCATGGAGGCCCAGCCTGACTTCGTCAAGCTGGCTGAAGCCTACGGGGCTGCCGGTTTCCGTGTGACCGAAAAGAAAGACGTGGTGCCCGTCCTGAAACAGGCCTTCAAGCTCAAGAAGACGGTCATCGTGGATGTGCGTGTGGAGCGTGAGGCGAACGTGTACCCCATGATCCCCGCCGGCGCGTCTCTCACCGAAATGCTGCTGGTGTAG
- the ilvN gene encoding acetolactate synthase small subunit, with translation MRHILSVTVENEPGVLSRVAGLFSGRGFNIESLNVGPTLDPGVSHMTITTDGDELIIEQIIKQLRKLVTVIKVVDLTTLKAVQREMVLLKVSAEDSKRAEILRIVDIFRCKVVDVSVDELTIEITGDQDKISALISLLTRFGIKETARSGTVSLRRAMQLSS, from the coding sequence ATGCGCCATATTCTTTCCGTGACCGTGGAGAACGAGCCCGGCGTCCTGTCCCGGGTGGCCGGCCTGTTCAGCGGCCGCGGCTTCAATATCGAGTCTTTGAACGTTGGGCCTACCCTGGACCCCGGCGTCTCGCACATGACCATCACCACCGACGGCGACGAACTCATCATCGAGCAGATCATCAAGCAGCTGCGCAAGCTGGTCACGGTCATCAAGGTGGTCGACCTGACCACGCTCAAGGCCGTGCAGCGTGAGATGGTCCTTCTCAAGGTCAGCGCCGAGGACTCCAAGCGCGCTGAAATTCTGCGCATCGTGGACATCTTCCGCTGCAAGGTGGTGGATGTGAGCGTGGACGAGCTGACCATCGAGATCACCGGCGACCAGGACAAGATATCCGCCCTGATCAGCCTTCTGACCCGGTTCGGCATCAAGGAAACCGCCCGCTCGGGAACGGTATCCCTACGCCGTGCCATGCAACTGTCGAGCTGA
- a CDS encoding HAD family hydrolase, with the protein MIIVNDLMRPEVLAGIRGFIFDCDGVLIDSFAANVWYYNRFRAHFGLPPMSPEEERYTHTRNTFDSFRHILPPERYEEAMRMRETFDYRLVLPHVRREPGVRGLLLWLRSRGFRLAVNTSRADTMDHILSHADLTGFFRPVVTALTEPRPKPASDGVLRILSDWRCPREEVVFIGDSVVDERTARAAGVRFWSYGDERLDAEVMIPDFFTFLRNLRRAYAGGAGHAGLDS; encoded by the coding sequence GTGATCATCGTCAACGACCTCATGCGGCCGGAGGTTCTGGCCGGGATCCGGGGCTTCATCTTCGACTGCGACGGAGTGCTCATCGACTCTTTCGCGGCCAACGTCTGGTATTACAACCGCTTCCGAGCGCATTTCGGCCTGCCGCCCATGAGCCCCGAAGAGGAGCGCTACACCCACACCCGCAACACCTTCGATTCCTTTCGACACATCCTGCCGCCGGAGCGCTATGAAGAAGCCATGCGGATGCGGGAGACCTTCGACTATCGGCTGGTCCTGCCGCACGTGCGCCGTGAGCCCGGTGTCCGCGGGCTGCTCCTCTGGCTGCGTTCCCGGGGGTTCCGGCTGGCCGTGAACACGAGCCGGGCCGACACCATGGACCACATTCTCTCGCATGCCGACCTGACAGGCTTCTTCCGACCGGTGGTCACGGCGCTCACCGAGCCCAGGCCCAAGCCCGCGTCTGACGGGGTGTTGCGCATCCTCTCGGACTGGCGCTGTCCGCGCGAGGAGGTCGTGTTCATCGGCGATTCCGTGGTGGACGAGCGCACGGCCCGGGCCGCTGGCGTTCGTTTCTGGTCTTACGGCGACGAGCGGTTGGACGCCGAGGTCATGATTCCTGACTTCTTCACCTTCCTGCGCAACCTGCGCAGGGCGTATGCGGGCGGGGCCGGGCACGCGGGACTTGATTCTTGA